Genomic segment of Caldanaerobius polysaccharolyticus DSM 13641:
GTTTCTACTACCACGTCCACCCTTTATGAACACTGCAATAAAGCTATTGAACGGGCATTGAGGTTTGGCCCCCATGGTCTACCTCTTATAGGCTCAGGGGATTGGAATGACGGTATGAATACAGTAGGTAATAAAGGCAAAGGTGAAAGCGTATGGTTGGGTTGGTTCCTGTACGCTGTTTTGATGGCGTTTATACCGTTATGTGAGGTTCAAGATGATCGCGAAAGAGCAGAAAATTATCGAGTTATCGCTCAGAACATAGTGAATGCTATTGAGGAAAGCGGATGGGATGGGAGCTGGTACAGAAGGGCGTATTTTGACGACGGAACTCCGCTAGGATCTGCTCAAAACACCGAGTGCAAAATTGACTCCATTTCCCAGTCGTGGTCGGTTATCTCGGGTGCGGCTAAGCTGAACAGGGCCAGAGAAGCCATGGGTGCTGTGGAGCATTACCTGGTAAACAAAGAGAACGGGATTATAAGGTTGCTGATGCCTCCTTTTGACGAAGGCGATTTAAAGCCAGGTTATATCAAAGGATATGTGCCCGGAGTAAGGGAAAATGGAGGTCAGTATACCCATGCGGCAGTGTGGGTTGTAATGGCTTTTGCTCTCTTGGGCGAGGGGGATAAAGCCTGGGAGTACTATAACCTCATAAATCCTATAAATCATAGCAGAACTGCATTAGAGGTTTCGGTGTATAAAGTAGAACCTTATGTAATGGCGGCAGATGTGTACGCAGTTCAGCCTCATGAAGGAAGAGGAGGATGGACGTGGTATACGGGAGCTGCAGGGTGGATGTACAGAGTAGGGATAGAACATATTTTAGGGTTAAAACTCAGGGGCGACAGCATTGTAGTTGACCCGTGTATTCCCAAAGGATGGGAAGAATACCGAATAGTGTACAGGTATAAGAACACTAGGTACTTTATCACTGTAAAAAACCCTGAAAAGGTAAACAGAGGTGTAAAAGAGGTGCTTATAGACGACAAGCCTATAAAAGACAAAGTTATACGCTTGGTAGATGACGGGACAGAGCACGATGTGAAAGTATACTTGGGGGAATGCCTATAGCCATCTCTGCGCTATAGGCATTCTCCTGCCTGTTCCAAAGGCTTTTGTCGTGACTTTAAGCCCTGGAGCAGCCTGCCTTCTTTTGTATTCGGCCTTATTGACTTTTTTCATTATGTCTCTTATCAAATCTTCAGAATACCCCATTTTGACTATATCATCAATGGATTTTTCTTCTTCAATATACGCTTTTAAGATCTCGTCCAGTATTTCGTAGGGCGGCAGTGAGTCTACGTCCTTTTGGTCAGGCCTCAATTCTGCAGAAGGTGGCTTTGTCAGCGTGGATTGAGGTATTATCTGTCTTTCCCTGTTGATGTAATGGGCAATCTGGTATACCATGGTTTTGGGTACGTCAGATATAACCGCCAGGCCGCCGGCCATATCACCGTAGAGGGTGCAGTATCCCATTGCCAGCTCTGATTTATTGCCTGTGGTGAGGATGAGCCTATTTTCTCGGTTAGACAGGAACATGAGGTAATTTCCCCTTATCCTTGCCTGTATGTTTTCTTCTGCCAGGTCTTTTAAAGGTTCTCTGTCGCCGTTAAAAACTTTAAGATAGGCTTTAAAAACCTCTTCAATGGGATATACCCTAAATTCAATGCCCAGGTTATCAGCTAATGCTTTTGCATCGCTTTTGCTGCCTTCTGAGGAATACCTGGATGGCATTGATACACCTAGGACATTTTCAGCGCCCAGTGCCTCCACCGCAAGGCAACAGGTGACAGCCGAATCTATGCCACCGCTAAGGCCTATAGCGACTTTTTTAAATCCTGTTTTGCGCGTATAATCTCTAATTCCCAAAACCAGTGCATTGTAGACCCACGATATGTCTTCATTTACATACAATTCTTCCTGTTGGCACATGAGCGATTCTGAATCCAATACCACCAGATCTTCGTCAAAGGACTTGGCGTGAAAGATAACCTGGCCGTAAGGATTTACGGCAAAGCTGGAACCGTCAAATATAAGCTCGTCATTACCTCCTATTTGATTTACGTATATTATAGGCCTGTGGTATTTTTCGGCTATTGCAGATATCATGTGAGTTCTTAACTCTTGTTTTTTGTAATTGTAAGGAGACGCCGATATATTTACAAGGATATCAGGGTGGTCTTTTACGAGTTCCTCTATGACGTCGATGTCGTATCTGGGCCTCTCCCAGAAATCTTTGTCGTTCCATATATCTTCACATATGCTAACGCCAAGTTTTATACCTTTTACATTCATACAGTGGATGCTCTGAGAGGGGGCAAAATAACGGGATTCGTCAAATACATCGTAATTGGGCAACAGGGTTTTGTCGACTTTATCCATGATTTTTCCGTCACCTATCAGCACGGCAGAATTGTGCAAAAATCCCTTTTCACTAAAAGTGCATACCCCTAGGATCGCGTATATACCGTGTATCTTGCTCTTGAGATCGTTTATAACCGTATCTACATGGGATAAAAAATCCGGATTATACAAAAGATCTTTAGGAGGATACCCGATAACCGACAGCTCTGGAAATATGATAAGTTCCGCTCCTTTAGATTTGGCCATTTCTATATAACTCAATATCTTATTGGCATTTCCGACTAAATCCCCTACTGTTGGATTTATCTGTCCTATGGCAAATTTCATAATATCGCTCCTCATTGGTGTTCTCTTTATTAGATTTTATTTTAGCACATATTTGAAAGATTAAAAAGGAGGAAAATTATATTAGCTTTCTTTTTGCCCAGGACAGCTTTTTAGGTATTCCAGCACCTCTTTTATATTTGCTGTAGCTAATGCCACCACACTATCTGCTGCTCCATAGTAAATTCGCATTTCCCCTGTATTTTTGTCCACAATAGCGCCTGTGGGGAAGACAACCCCCGGGACATCTCCGATATATTCGTAACTAGTCCTGGGTCCAAATACCCATTCTTCGGAGCGGCGTATGACGCGCCTGGGATCTTCTAGATCCAGCAGTGCTAATCCCACCCTGTACAGGTTTCCAGCTGCGGTATTTCGGACGCCGTGGTATATGATAAGCCATCCCTCAGGAGTCTCTATGGGGGGTGGCCCCAATCCTACTCTAGTGGAATCCCAGGATCCCGTTCTTGAAGGTATAATCATTTGATGTTCGCCCCAGTACTTGAGGTCTGGAGAAAAAGAGATCCAGATATGCGCTTCTCCTCTTACAATAGGTCGATGTATTAAAGCAAAACGTCCTTTTATGAGTTTAGGGAAAAGAGATGCGTCTTTGTCTTCAGGGGGCAACAGGGCTCCATAACGCTTGAAAGTGATGAAATCTCTTGTAGTGGCCAGAGAGACCAGAGGACCGGTTTTAGAGAAAGAAACGTATGTTATTGCGTACACACCCAGATTTTCCAGCCATACTATTCTAGGATCCTCTACACCGTAATGCTCTTCATTGGATTGGTAGTTCGCTTCCAGTGTTGGCTTTTCATCGATGCGCCAGTCGGTTTTT
This window contains:
- a CDS encoding NAD+ synthase translates to MKFAIGQINPTVGDLVGNANKILSYIEMAKSKGAELIIFPELSVIGYPPKDLLYNPDFLSHVDTVINDLKSKIHGIYAILGVCTFSEKGFLHNSAVLIGDGKIMDKVDKTLLPNYDVFDESRYFAPSQSIHCMNVKGIKLGVSICEDIWNDKDFWERPRYDIDVIEELVKDHPDILVNISASPYNYKKQELRTHMISAIAEKYHRPIIYVNQIGGNDELIFDGSSFAVNPYGQVIFHAKSFDEDLVVLDSESLMCQQEELYVNEDISWVYNALVLGIRDYTRKTGFKKVAIGLSGGIDSAVTCCLAVEALGAENVLGVSMPSRYSSEGSKSDAKALADNLGIEFRVYPIEEVFKAYLKVFNGDREPLKDLAEENIQARIRGNYLMFLSNRENRLILTTGNKSELAMGYCTLYGDMAGGLAVISDVPKTMVYQIAHYINRERQIIPQSTLTKPPSAELRPDQKDVDSLPPYEILDEILKAYIEEEKSIDDIVKMGYSEDLIRDIMKKVNKAEYKRRQAAPGLKVTTKAFGTGRRMPIAQRWL
- a CDS encoding glycoside hydrolase family 130 protein, which translates into the protein MNSYIDPSSLFRRYHNNPILTRQKWPYPVNAVFNPGAVEINGETLLMVRVEDMRGYSHFTLARSRDGKTDWRIDEKPTLEANYQSNEEHYGVEDPRIVWLENLGVYAITYVSFSKTGPLVSLATTRDFITFKRYGALLPPEDKDASLFPKLIKGRFALIHRPIVRGEAHIWISFSPDLKYWGEHQMIIPSRTGSWDSTRVGLGPPPIETPEGWLIIYHGVRNTAAGNLYRVGLALLDLEDPRRVIRRSEEWVFGPRTSYEYIGDVPGVVFPTGAIVDKNTGEMRIYYGAADSVVALATANIKEVLEYLKSCPGQKES